The Thermus brockianus genome window below encodes:
- the tuf gene encoding elongation factor Tu: MAKGEFVRTKPHVNVGTIGHVDHGKTTLTAALTYVAAAENPNVEVKDYGEIDKAPEERARGITINTAHVEYETAKRHYSHVDCPGHADYIKNMITGAAQMDGAILVVSAADGPMPQTREHILLARQVGVPYIVVFMNKVDMVDDPELLDLVEMEVRDLLNQYEFPGDEVPVIRGSALLALEQMHRNPQTKRGENEWVDRIWALLDAIDEYIPTPERDVDKPFLMPVEDVFTITGRGTVATGRIERGKVKVGDEVEIVGLSPETRRTVVTGVEMHRKTLQEGIAGDNVGLLLRGVSREEVERGQVLAKPGSITPHTKFEASVYVLKKEEGGRHTGFFTGYRPQFYFRTTDVTGVVELPPGVEMVMPGDNVTFTVELIKPVALEEGLRFAIREGGRTVGAGVVTKILE, from the coding sequence ATGGCCAAGGGCGAGTTTGTACGGACGAAGCCTCACGTGAACGTGGGGACGATTGGGCACGTGGACCACGGGAAGACGACGTTGACGGCGGCGTTGACGTATGTGGCGGCGGCGGAGAACCCGAATGTAGAGGTGAAGGACTACGGGGAGATTGACAAGGCGCCGGAGGAGCGTGCGCGGGGGATTACGATCAACACGGCGCATGTGGAGTACGAGACGGCGAAGCGGCACTATTCGCACGTGGACTGCCCGGGTCATGCGGACTACATCAAGAACATGATCACGGGTGCGGCGCAGATGGACGGGGCGATTTTGGTGGTATCGGCGGCGGACGGGCCGATGCCGCAGACGCGGGAGCACATTTTGCTGGCGCGTCAGGTGGGGGTTCCGTACATTGTGGTGTTCATGAACAAGGTGGACATGGTGGACGATCCCGAGCTGTTGGACTTGGTGGAGATGGAGGTTCGGGATCTGTTGAACCAGTACGAGTTTCCTGGGGATGAGGTGCCGGTGATCCGCGGGAGCGCGTTGTTGGCGTTGGAGCAGATGCACCGGAATCCTCAGACGAAGCGAGGGGAGAACGAGTGGGTGGATCGGATTTGGGCGTTGTTGGATGCGATTGACGAGTACATACCGACGCCGGAGCGGGACGTGGACAAGCCGTTCTTGATGCCGGTGGAGGATGTGTTTACGATTACTGGGCGTGGTACGGTAGCGACGGGACGGATTGAGCGGGGTAAGGTGAAGGTTGGGGACGAGGTGGAGATTGTGGGGTTGTCTCCGGAGACGCGTCGGACGGTGGTGACTGGGGTGGAGATGCACCGGAAGACGCTGCAGGAGGGGATAGCTGGGGACAATGTGGGGTTGTTGTTGCGGGGTGTAAGCCGGGAGGAGGTGGAGCGGGGGCAGGTGTTGGCGAAGCCTGGGAGCATTACGCCGCACACGAAGTTTGAGGCCTCCGTGTACGTGTTGAAGAAGGAGGAGGGTGGGCGGCACACGGGTTTTTTCACGGGGTACCGTCCGCAGTTTTACTTTCGGACGACGGATGTGACGGGAGTGGTGGAGTTGCCCCCGGGTGTGGAGATGGTGATGCCTGGGGACAATGTGACGTTTACGGTGGAGCTGATCAAGCCGGTGGCGTTGGAGGAGGGTTTGCGGTTTGCCATCCGTGAGGGTGGGCGGACCGTGGGCGCCGGCGTGGTCACCAAAATCCTGGAGTGA
- the rpmG gene encoding 50S ribosomal protein L33 translates to MASEVRIKILLECTECKRRNYATEKNKRNTTSKLELKKYCPWCDKHTVHREVKV, encoded by the coding sequence ATGGCCAGCGAGGTCCGCATCAAGATCCTCTTGGAGTGCACCGAGTGCAAGCGCCGCAACTACGCCACCGAGAAGAACAAGCGCAACACCACCTCCAAGCTGGAGCTGAAGAAGTACTGCCCCTGGTGCGACAAGCACACCGTGCACCGGGAAGTGAAGGTCTGA
- a CDS encoding MBL fold metallo-hydrolase, whose protein sequence is MRIVPFGAAREVTGSCHLLWAEGRRVLLDCGMFQGKEEEKNHAPFGFDPKGVEAVVLSHAHLDHVGRLPRLFREGFRGPVYATKATLLLMRIVLEDALKVMERPFFEEEDVEEVFRHAKPLEYGEWLRLGDLTLSLSQAGHLPGSAFVVAQGEGKTFVYSGDLGNREKVVLPDASLPPRADLVLSEGTYGDRPHRSFAATVEEFLEILDRVLSRGGKVFIPSFAVERAQEILFLLYENGHRLPKAPILLDSPMAGRVLELYPRLVPYFSEEVQAYFLQGKNPFRPRALRVVESAEESKALAQEAGPMVVIAGSGMLSGGRILHHLKHGLSDPRNALVFVGYQPRGGLGAEIIARPERVRLLGQEVPLRAEVHTLGGFSGHAGQDELLDWLEGQPRVLLVHGEEDKLLALGKLLALRGQEVGLGSFGEGVEV, encoded by the coding sequence ATGCGCATCGTACCTTTTGGCGCCGCCCGGGAGGTGACGGGAAGCTGCCACCTCCTTTGGGCCGAGGGGAGACGGGTGCTTTTGGACTGCGGCATGTTCCAGGGCAAGGAGGAGGAGAAGAACCACGCCCCCTTTGGCTTTGACCCCAAGGGGGTGGAGGCGGTGGTCCTCAGCCACGCCCACCTGGACCACGTGGGCCGCCTCCCCCGGCTCTTCCGCGAGGGGTTTCGCGGCCCCGTCTACGCCACCAAGGCCACCCTCCTCCTGATGCGCATCGTTCTGGAGGATGCGTTGAAGGTTATGGAAAGGCCCTTCTTTGAGGAGGAGGACGTGGAGGAGGTCTTCCGCCACGCCAAGCCCCTGGAGTACGGGGAGTGGCTCCGCTTGGGCGACCTCACCCTTTCCCTCTCCCAGGCCGGGCATCTACCGGGGAGCGCCTTCGTGGTGGCCCAAGGGGAGGGGAAGACCTTCGTATATAGCGGGGACTTGGGTAACCGCGAAAAGGTGGTGCTCCCCGACGCCTCCCTTCCCCCTAGGGCGGACCTGGTCCTCTCCGAAGGCACCTACGGCGACCGGCCCCACCGCTCCTTCGCCGCCACGGTGGAAGAGTTTTTGGAGATCTTGGACCGGGTCTTGAGCCGGGGCGGGAAGGTCTTCATCCCTTCCTTCGCCGTGGAGCGGGCGCAGGAAATCCTTTTCCTCCTTTACGAGAACGGCCACCGCCTCCCCAAGGCCCCCATCCTCCTGGACTCCCCCATGGCAGGAAGGGTTTTGGAGCTATACCCGAGGCTCGTGCCCTACTTTAGCGAGGAGGTGCAGGCCTACTTCCTCCAAGGGAAAAACCCTTTCCGTCCCCGGGCGCTGCGGGTGGTGGAAAGCGCGGAGGAGTCCAAAGCCTTGGCCCAAGAAGCTGGGCCCATGGTGGTCATTGCGGGAAGCGGGATGCTTTCGGGAGGGAGGATTCTGCACCACCTGAAGCACGGGCTATCCGATCCCCGAAACGCCCTGGTCTTCGTGGGGTACCAGCCTCGAGGGGGCCTGGGAGCGGAGATCATCGCCAGGCCCGAGCGGGTGCGCCTCCTGGGGCAGGAGGTGCCCCTTAGGGCCGAGGTGCACACCCTGGGCGGCTTCTCCGGCCACGCGGGGCAGGACGAGCTTCTGGATTGGCTCGAGGGCCAACCCCGGGTGCTCCTGGTCCACGGGGAAGAGGACAAGCTCCTGGCCCTGGGCAAGCTCCTTGCCCTCCGGGGGCAGGAGGTGGGGCTCGGGAGTTTCGGCGAAGGGGTGGAGGTCTAG
- a CDS encoding transposase gives MRGALAAGSARVSEMVASLPSPLQNRFHQAKALYRFLSNPRVEAEALLDRVYQESATALEGEEVLVLLDLSPVAKPYARALEGIARVGKDRRPGYELLTALGLDPAGRLALGYAHLVAYGERGFASLPKEVEGAIEAARERLGGVGRRLVYVADRGFDDRKVFGQVLALGEEFVVRVYRDRKLGEGGSLAKVASSLALPCGEEVELRVGGRYQRVRLHFGWREVEVEGRRLHLVVCRVPALGRRGEWWLLTSLPVRGREEAAQVVEAYRRRWEVERFFRLLKTGLGLETFQVRGLARIRKVVAVLLGLAVFLWEVERLGDPFKGFLLQLGGKLGLPSERDGPYLLLRGLVRLLNYEVTQELLKQAKGGRGRSFG, from the coding sequence GTGCGGGGCGCCTTGGCCGCAGGCTCAGCCCGGGTGAGCGAGATGGTGGCCTCGCTCCCTTCTCCCCTCCAGAACCGCTTCCACCAGGCCAAAGCCCTTTACCGCTTCCTGTCCAACCCACGGGTGGAGGCAGAAGCCCTCCTTGACCGGGTCTATCAGGAGAGCGCGACTGCCCTGGAGGGTGAGGAGGTTCTGGTCCTCCTGGACCTGAGCCCGGTGGCCAAGCCCTATGCCCGGGCCCTGGAGGGGATAGCCCGGGTGGGGAAGGATAGGCGGCCCGGGTACGAGCTCCTCACCGCCCTGGGGTTGGACCCCGCGGGGCGGCTGGCCCTGGGGTACGCCCACCTGGTGGCCTACGGGGAGAGGGGGTTTGCCAGCCTGCCCAAGGAGGTGGAGGGAGCCATTGAGGCGGCCCGGGAGCGATTGGGGGGCGTGGGCAGGAGGCTGGTGTATGTGGCGGACCGGGGGTTTGACGACCGGAAGGTGTTTGGGCAGGTGCTGGCCCTGGGGGAGGAGTTCGTGGTGCGGGTCTACCGGGACCGGAAGCTTGGGGAGGGGGGTTCTCTGGCGAAGGTGGCTTCTTCCCTGGCCCTTCCCTGTGGGGAGGAGGTGGAGCTGAGGGTAGGGGGCAGGTACCAGCGGGTGCGGCTCCACTTCGGATGGAGGGAGGTGGAGGTGGAGGGGAGGCGGCTCCACCTGGTGGTCTGCCGGGTGCCAGCCCTGGGGCGGCGTGGGGAGTGGTGGCTACTGACCAGCTTGCCGGTGAGGGGGAGGGAGGAGGCGGCGCAGGTGGTGGAGGCGTACCGCAGGCGGTGGGAGGTGGAGCGGTTCTTCCGGCTTTTGAAGACGGGGCTGGGGCTTGAGACCTTCCAGGTGCGGGGGCTTGCCCGGATCCGGAAGGTGGTGGCGGTTTTGCTGGGGCTGGCGGTGTTCCTTTGGGAAGTTGAGCGGTTGGGGGATCCGTTCAAGGGGTTTCTTTTGCAGCTCGGGGGCAAGCTGGGGCTGCCCAGCGAGAGGGATGGTCCGTACCTGCTCCTGAGGGGCCTGGTTCGCCTGCTCAACTATGAAGTCACCCAAGAACTCTTGAAGCAGGCTAAGGGAGGGCGAGGAAGGAGTTTTGGGTAA
- a CDS encoding histidinol-phosphatase HisJ family protein, with protein sequence MVDSHVHTPLCGHAEGAPGEYLFQARRAGLRGLIFTDHSPMPAWYDPQSRMRLSELPFYLLALERVRELHPDLYVGIGLEADFHPGTEAFVQTLLKSYPFDYVIGSVHYLGAWPLDHPDHQEEYAWRELKEVFRSYFHEVERAAQSGLFHAIGHLDLPKKFGHRLPEEALLELAEPALKAVAEAGLFLDVNTAGLRNPAREVYPALVLLKRARELGIGVVLGSDAHRPDQVGFAFQEAAALLLRAGYREAFYFQEGRPRAYPLSRAS encoded by the coding sequence ATGGTGGATAGCCACGTCCACACCCCCCTCTGCGGCCATGCGGAAGGGGCCCCGGGGGAGTACCTCTTCCAGGCCAGGAGGGCGGGGCTAAGGGGCCTCATCTTCACCGACCACAGCCCCATGCCCGCCTGGTACGACCCCCAAAGCCGCATGCGCCTTTCCGAGCTTCCCTTCTACCTCCTGGCCCTGGAACGGGTGCGGGAGCTTCACCCGGACCTCTATGTGGGGATCGGCCTCGAGGCCGACTTCCACCCGGGCACGGAGGCGTTCGTGCAAACCCTCCTCAAGAGCTACCCCTTTGACTACGTCATCGGGAGCGTCCACTACCTGGGCGCCTGGCCCCTGGACCACCCGGACCACCAGGAGGAGTACGCCTGGCGCGAGCTCAAGGAGGTCTTCCGCTCCTATTTCCACGAGGTGGAACGGGCGGCGCAAAGCGGCCTCTTCCACGCCATCGGCCACCTGGACCTGCCCAAGAAGTTCGGCCACCGCTTGCCCGAGGAGGCCCTTTTGGAACTGGCCGAGCCCGCCCTAAAGGCCGTGGCCGAGGCGGGGCTCTTCCTGGATGTGAACACCGCTGGGCTTCGCAACCCGGCCCGGGAGGTTTACCCTGCCCTTGTCCTTCTAAAGCGGGCCCGGGAGCTTGGCATTGGCGTGGTCCTGGGCTCGGACGCCCACCGGCCGGACCAGGTGGGCTTCGCCTTCCAGGAGGCGGCGGCGCTCCTCCTACGGGCAGGTTACCGGGAAGCCTTCTACTTCCAGGAGGGAAGGCCCCGGGCCTATCCCTTGTCTAGGGCCTCGTAG
- a CDS encoding DNA-3-methyladenine glycosylase family protein: protein MFEHPLLLAFWERHGPAPFHPHPVPRRDPFRVLAESIVAQQLSTKAAETIAGRLWQRVEPRPEAVLRAPLEALRQAGLSRSKALALKDLAKKAMEGLFQDLADLEDEAVKERLCGVRGVGPWTAEMFLMFGLGRPDVWPVGDLGLRRAAKALFGIEGEALAAFGEPFRPYRSHLAWYLWRSLESSPWKGP, encoded by the coding sequence TTGTTTGAGCACCCCCTCCTCCTGGCCTTCTGGGAGCGCCACGGGCCCGCCCCCTTCCATCCCCACCCCGTGCCCCGGCGGGACCCCTTCCGGGTCCTGGCGGAAAGCATCGTGGCCCAGCAGCTTTCCACCAAGGCGGCGGAAACCATCGCCGGAAGGCTTTGGCAACGGGTGGAACCCAGGCCTGAGGCCGTGCTACGGGCCCCCCTCGAGGCCCTGCGCCAGGCGGGGCTTTCCCGGTCCAAGGCCCTAGCCCTAAAGGACCTGGCGAAGAAGGCCATGGAAGGGCTTTTCCAGGACCTTGCAGACCTGGAGGACGAGGCCGTAAAGGAAAGGCTTTGTGGCGTGCGGGGCGTGGGCCCTTGGACGGCGGAGATGTTCCTCATGTTCGGCCTGGGGCGCCCCGATGTCTGGCCCGTGGGGGACCTGGGCCTAAGGCGGGCGGCCAAGGCCCTCTTCGGGATAGAGGGCGAGGCCCTCGCCGCCTTTGGCGAGCCCTTCCGTCCCTACCGGAGCCACCTGGCGTGGTACCTATGGCGGAGCCTGGAATCATCCCCTTGGAAAGGGCCCTAG
- the nusG gene encoding transcription termination/antitermination protein NusG, whose protein sequence is MSIEWYAVHTYVGQEEKAKANLEKRIQAFGLQDKIFQVLIPTEEVVELREGGKKEVVKKKLFPGYLFVQMDLGDEEEPNEAWEVVRSTPGITGFVGAGSRPVPLSPDEVRHILEVSGLLGKREAPKAQVAFREGDQVRVVSGPFADFTGTVTEINPEKGKVKVMVTIFGRETPVELDFSQVVKA, encoded by the coding sequence ATGAGCATTGAATGGTACGCGGTCCACACCTACGTGGGGCAGGAGGAGAAGGCCAAGGCCAACCTGGAAAAGCGCATCCAGGCCTTTGGCCTTCAGGATAAGATTTTCCAGGTCCTCATTCCCACGGAGGAGGTGGTGGAGCTCCGCGAGGGGGGGAAGAAGGAGGTCGTCAAGAAGAAGCTCTTCCCCGGTTACCTCTTCGTGCAGATGGACCTGGGGGATGAGGAGGAGCCGAACGAGGCCTGGGAGGTGGTGCGGAGCACCCCGGGCATCACCGGCTTCGTGGGGGCGGGTAGCCGCCCGGTACCCCTCTCCCCGGACGAGGTGCGGCACATCCTCGAGGTCTCCGGCCTCCTGGGCAAGCGGGAGGCCCCCAAGGCCCAGGTGGCCTTCCGGGAAGGGGACCAGGTCCGCGTCGTCTCCGGCCCCTTTGCGGACTTTACCGGCACCGTGACCGAGATCAACCCGGAAAAGGGTAAGGTCAAGGTCATGGTCACCATCTTCGGGCGCGAGACCCCTGTGGAGTTGGACTTCTCCCAGGTGGTCAAGGCCTAA
- a CDS encoding nicotinamidase, translating to MVEIPEIPKVEGLDLPAKETALLVVDMQNDFAHPQGALFVPDAPKSVPAIRLLLERARAAGARVVYTQDWHREDDPEFQIWPRHAVAGTWGAEILDELKPEPGDLIVQKVRYDAFYGTPLDHYLHLWGVKYVVVTGTVANICVLHTAGSAALRWYQVVLPEDATSALTPFDLQAALRQVTFLYQGKVTRAEGVRFV from the coding sequence ATGGTGGAGATTCCCGAGATCCCCAAGGTAGAAGGCCTAGATCTGCCCGCCAAGGAAACGGCCCTCCTCGTGGTGGACATGCAGAACGATTTCGCCCATCCCCAAGGGGCCCTCTTCGTGCCCGACGCCCCCAAGAGCGTTCCCGCCATCCGGCTCCTTTTGGAGCGGGCCCGGGCGGCGGGGGCCAGGGTGGTCTACACCCAGGACTGGCACCGGGAGGACGACCCCGAGTTCCAGATCTGGCCCCGGCACGCCGTGGCCGGCACCTGGGGGGCGGAGATTCTGGACGAGCTTAAGCCCGAGCCCGGCGACCTCATCGTGCAGAAGGTGCGCTACGACGCCTTCTACGGCACCCCCTTGGACCACTACCTGCACCTATGGGGGGTAAAGTACGTGGTGGTCACGGGCACCGTGGCCAACATCTGCGTCCTCCACACCGCCGGTTCCGCCGCCCTCCGGTGGTACCAGGTGGTCCTGCCCGAGGACGCCACCAGCGCCCTGACCCCCTTTGACCTCCAGGCCGCCCTCCGCCAGGTCACCTTCCTCTACCAGGGCAAGGTGACCCGGGCCGAAGGGGTGCGGTTTGTTTGA
- the metF gene encoding methylenetetrahydrofolate reductase [NAD(P)H], with translation MKIRDLLKNRQGPLFSFEFFPPKTAEGEEALFRTMAELKAFRPAFVSITYGAMGSTRERSVAWARRILALGLTPLAHLTVAGQSREEVEEVLGRFVESGVENLLALRGDPPQGERVFRPHPEGFRYAAELVALIRARYGEGVSVGGAAYPEGHPESESLQADLQHFKAKVEAGLDFAITQLFFNNAHYFGFLERARRMGIHIPILPGIMPITNYAQLRRFTEVCGASIPGPLLSQLERHQDDPKAILEIGVDHATRQVAELLEAGVEGVHFYTLNKSPATRMVLERLGFRPGA, from the coding sequence ATGAAAATACGGGACCTCCTCAAAAACCGTCAGGGGCCCCTTTTCTCCTTTGAATTTTTCCCCCCTAAGACGGCGGAGGGGGAGGAGGCGCTTTTCCGCACCATGGCCGAGCTCAAGGCCTTCCGCCCCGCCTTCGTGTCCATCACCTACGGGGCCATGGGGAGCACCCGGGAAAGGAGCGTGGCCTGGGCGAGGAGGATTCTCGCCCTCGGCCTAACCCCCCTGGCCCACCTCACCGTGGCGGGGCAAAGCCGGGAAGAGGTGGAGGAGGTCCTGGGGCGCTTCGTGGAAAGCGGGGTGGAAAACCTCCTCGCCCTTAGGGGGGACCCGCCCCAGGGGGAGCGGGTCTTCCGGCCCCATCCCGAGGGCTTCCGCTACGCCGCCGAGCTCGTGGCCCTGATCCGGGCGCGCTACGGGGAGGGGGTTTCCGTGGGCGGGGCCGCCTACCCGGAAGGCCATCCGGAAAGCGAAAGCCTCCAGGCCGATCTCCAGCATTTCAAGGCCAAGGTGGAGGCGGGCTTGGACTTCGCCATCACCCAGCTTTTCTTCAACAACGCCCACTACTTCGGCTTCCTGGAGCGGGCCCGGCGCATGGGCATCCATATCCCCATTCTTCCTGGCATCATGCCCATCACCAACTACGCCCAGCTCCGCCGCTTCACCGAGGTCTGCGGGGCCAGCATCCCTGGGCCCCTTCTTTCCCAACTGGAGCGCCACCAGGACGACCCCAAGGCCATCCTGGAGATTGGGGTAGACCACGCCACCCGCCAGGTGGCGGAGCTTTTGGAGGCCGGGGTGGAAGGGGTCCACTTCTACACCCTGAACAAAAGCCCCGCCACCCGCATGGTCCTGGAGAGGCTGGGCTTCCGCCCGGGGGCCTAG
- the secE gene encoding preprotein translocase subunit SecE, whose translation MFARIVRYFQEARAELARVTWPTREQIVEGTQAVLLFTVVAMVILGFYDLVFRFLIGLLR comes from the coding sequence ATGTTTGCCCGGATTGTCCGCTACTTCCAGGAAGCCCGGGCGGAACTGGCCCGGGTTACCTGGCCCACGCGGGAACAGATCGTGGAGGGCACCCAGGCGGTCCTCCTTTTCACCGTGGTGGCCATGGTGATCCTGGGTTTCTACGATCTGGTTTTCCGCTTTCTCATAGGGCTTTTGCGATGA